One segment of Acidianus sp. HS-5 DNA contains the following:
- a CDS encoding GNAT family N-acetyltransferase: MKFDSLLQYFYDAKNGYYRHLAIVLGKNYLENSIDLVKLYLQVNNNPKVAYAFHPWVSGSKDRLLAFKRVINNHVTDIDYSSSEKYLGESFDLTILDSVDDFRPNYISRLVDLTRGGGLAMIYSDNIETSKLYKFSLTRNKVVKNLFENRFMNIANSSRGIILLDDNGIRFKPFSSSEISKPHKKNYDGKIPKSLYDLCLTDDQVKLIREFDFVLEKGKRILVVTAPRGRGKSAGVGLALSFYVKRTLSRPTSIVITSPSYYSSQAIIQFLEEGLKALKIKYREKISKEGKIMKITAGEVNIKWTSPDLAKDENGDLIIVDEAAALGIENLEYIRNSLEKIVFISTIHGYEGSGKAFIKYINSLDNTQIVKLDYPVRYSKGDPVEKFIYNVMLLDAEPEVYNDTQFKEITQEELFSNDKLLRQVYGILVSAHYRNSPDDLMFLGDMAYQRIFTLGYNAVAEVVEEGNLDDNTILHILNGEENEGNLIPQRIIKYLRIRNFGKLNGWRIMRIAVTPELQNQGLGSKLLSKVEEIALQKSIDWIGSSFVVDYKVLNFWIKNGFKPVYLASKKNEGLGGYSIIVMKALNENAEKFVVELGKLLKDKILRTSHQVYFNVNPRVLAKIIINTEFKKKIEIDNEYVGKIYAYINGKIPYNSAADAIHAIAEKYFYDMSFKLSEEEISAIIARTFQGKSWFHSGKMLGVNNQKVEDLLRSGIEKIIKKYFGQEEKDYVEL, from the coding sequence ATGAAGTTCGATAGCTTATTGCAATATTTTTACGATGCAAAAAACGGGTATTACAGACATTTAGCAATAGTTTTAGGCAAAAATTACCTTGAAAACTCTATAGACCTTGTAAAGTTATATTTACAAGTTAATAATAACCCTAAAGTAGCTTATGCATTTCATCCTTGGGTTAGCGGAAGTAAGGATAGGTTATTAGCCTTTAAGAGAGTAATAAACAATCATGTTACTGATATTGATTATTCTTCTTCAGAAAAATACCTTGGCGAGAGCTTTGATTTAACAATTTTAGATTCTGTAGACGATTTCAGACCTAATTACATTTCAAGACTTGTTGACCTAACAAGGGGAGGCGGCTTAGCAATGATCTATTCTGATAATATAGAAACTAGCAAATTGTATAAATTTTCTTTAACTAGAAATAAAGTTGTAAAAAATTTATTTGAGAATAGGTTCATGAATATAGCTAATAGTTCCAGAGGGATAATTCTCCTAGACGATAACGGAATAAGATTTAAGCCTTTCTCATCATCGGAAATTTCAAAGCCACATAAGAAAAATTATGACGGAAAAATTCCAAAAAGTTTATACGATCTGTGCTTAACTGACGATCAAGTCAAGTTGATAAGGGAATTTGACTTTGTTTTAGAAAAAGGTAAAAGAATTCTTGTAGTAACGGCTCCAAGAGGTAGAGGAAAGAGCGCGGGCGTAGGTCTTGCTCTTTCATTTTACGTAAAGAGAACACTATCAAGACCTACAAGCATAGTCATTACTTCTCCTTCCTACTATTCATCTCAAGCAATAATACAATTTCTTGAAGAAGGATTGAAAGCTCTAAAAATTAAATACAGAGAAAAAATATCTAAGGAAGGTAAAATTATGAAAATAACTGCTGGAGAAGTTAATATAAAATGGACTTCCCCAGATTTAGCCAAAGATGAAAATGGAGATTTAATAATAGTAGATGAAGCTGCCGCACTTGGAATAGAAAACCTTGAATACATAAGGAATTCTTTGGAAAAGATAGTTTTTATCAGCACAATCCACGGATATGAAGGTTCTGGAAAAGCCTTCATAAAATATATAAATTCTCTAGATAACACTCAAATCGTAAAACTAGATTATCCTGTAAGATATTCTAAAGGCGACCCAGTAGAGAAATTTATATATAACGTAATGCTTTTAGACGCTGAGCCAGAAGTATATAACGATACCCAATTTAAGGAGATAACTCAAGAAGAACTATTTTCTAACGATAAGTTGTTAAGACAAGTTTATGGAATATTAGTTTCAGCTCATTATAGGAATTCTCCAGACGACCTTATGTTCTTAGGAGATATGGCATATCAGAGGATTTTCACTTTAGGTTATAATGCTGTAGCAGAGGTTGTTGAAGAAGGAAATTTGGATGATAATACTATCCTGCATATACTTAATGGAGAAGAAAACGAGGGAAATCTAATTCCTCAGAGAATAATAAAATACTTGAGAATAAGAAATTTCGGAAAGCTGAATGGATGGAGAATTATGAGAATAGCCGTAACTCCAGAGCTGCAAAATCAAGGATTAGGATCTAAACTTCTTTCTAAAGTTGAAGAAATTGCATTGCAAAAAAGCATAGATTGGATAGGTTCATCATTTGTAGTTGATTATAAGGTTTTGAATTTTTGGATAAAAAATGGTTTTAAGCCAGTTTACTTAGCTTCCAAGAAAAACGAGGGATTAGGAGGATATTCCATAATAGTAATGAAGGCGTTAAATGAGAATGCTGAAAAATTTGTTGTTGAATTAGGTAAATTATTAAAGGATAAAATTCTTAGAACTTCACATCAAGTTTACTTTAATGTTAATCCTAGAGTTTTGGCCAAGATCATAATTAATACAGAATTCAAGAAGAAAATTGAGATAGACAATGAATATGTAGGTAAAATCTATGCTTACATAAACGGTAAAATACCTTATAATTCTGCAGCAGACGCAATACATGCAATTGCTGAGAAATATTTTTATGATATGAGTTTTAAATTAAGCGAAGAAGAAATTTCTGCAATAATAGCTAGAACTTTCCAGGGAAAGAGCTGGTTTCACAGCGGTAAGATGCTAGGAGTAAATAACCAGAAGGTAGAGGACTTACTCAGGAGCGGAATTGAAAAAATCATCAAAAAATATTTTGGGCAAGAAGAAAAGGATTACGTTGAGCTTTAA
- a CDS encoding MFS transporter, whose amino-acid sequence MSSQRDFLYMAITLALITITSRATNNMVTTTLAPLGKYVFGFSNVMAGILDALIFMSTFISTSYLNPKMNAKVRRNTFIVANSAIAVILVLYYFSNSEIVWLITPLAGISFGLILPNLITSASLVEDKKTAERLLGLYSASLSISLIIGPSLETYILHLTGSYKMVFLTFVPLALIGAGIAWTIKFPNVKREKYGLSALKNKGFITSVLSITTYNVPFAAFTAFLTIYAIEKFHVSSAIGYSAYIPFFTLSFLTRSFMTIRPFNSLKYPLLISIVITTFGLGFMVFAPSFTLFLIMMALLGIPHGSIFPMSTVMIARATTQEERNAVNSYFLAYNNILFTTIPAIIGFLSEFIGLGSSMLLLEIPVIISAAVFFVKYWSDSIINRR is encoded by the coding sequence ATGAGCTCACAAAGAGATTTCTTATACATGGCTATAACCTTGGCTTTAATTACAATTACATCAAGAGCTACAAACAACATGGTAACTACAACGCTAGCTCCATTAGGAAAATACGTTTTTGGCTTCAGCAATGTTATGGCAGGAATTTTGGATGCACTAATATTCATGAGCACGTTTATATCAACTTCTTACTTGAATCCAAAAATGAACGCAAAAGTTAGAAGGAATACGTTTATCGTAGCAAATTCTGCTATTGCAGTAATCCTCGTTCTATATTATTTCTCTAATTCTGAAATAGTGTGGCTAATAACTCCTTTGGCAGGAATATCATTTGGATTAATATTACCAAATCTAATAACTTCAGCATCGCTTGTTGAAGATAAGAAAACTGCAGAGAGACTTTTGGGATTATACTCAGCAAGTTTAAGCATAAGCCTAATTATAGGACCTTCATTAGAGACTTATATTCTACATTTAACAGGAAGTTACAAGATGGTTTTTCTAACCTTCGTACCTTTAGCATTAATAGGTGCAGGAATTGCTTGGACTATAAAATTCCCCAATGTTAAGAGAGAAAAATATGGATTATCGGCATTAAAGAATAAAGGATTCATAACCTCTGTTCTTTCTATTACAACATATAATGTTCCCTTTGCCGCATTCACTGCATTCTTAACAATTTACGCTATAGAGAAATTTCACGTAAGCTCTGCAATAGGTTATTCTGCTTACATTCCATTCTTCACTTTATCATTTCTAACTAGGAGCTTTATGACTATTAGACCTTTCAATTCTCTTAAATATCCTCTCTTAATTTCTATAGTGATTACAACCTTTGGATTAGGTTTCATGGTATTTGCTCCAAGTTTCACATTGTTCCTAATTATGATGGCTCTTCTAGGAATTCCGCACGGCTCAATTTTCCCTATGTCTACGGTAATGATAGCTAGAGCTACAACACAAGAGGAAAGGAATGCAGTAAATTCTTATTTTCTAGCTTATAATAACATATTGTTTACAACAATACCTGCAATAATAGGATTCTTATCAGAATTTATAGGCCTAGGTTCATCAATGCTCTTGTTAGAAATTCCAGTAATCATATCTGCTGCAGTATTTTTCGTTAAATATTGGTCAGATTCCATTATTAATAGAAGATAA
- a CDS encoding universal stress protein, protein MFKHVLVAYDGSSHAKKALDIAIDITKKYEAKLDIVEVVDSTVFAGAGIAPVPADVIESVYNRAKADIEEAKKKAKEGGIEAEGVILEGDPASAILEYANKNNVDLIVTGSRGLSSLKRVFLGSVSTRLVQEAKIPVMVIK, encoded by the coding sequence ATGTTCAAACATGTGTTAGTAGCGTATGATGGTTCATCTCATGCTAAAAAAGCACTAGATATCGCAATAGATATTACGAAAAAATATGAGGCGAAATTAGATATTGTTGAAGTAGTAGACTCAACAGTATTTGCAGGAGCTGGAATAGCTCCAGTGCCTGCTGATGTTATAGAATCAGTATATAACAGAGCAAAAGCTGACATTGAGGAAGCTAAAAAGAAGGCAAAAGAAGGAGGAATAGAAGCAGAAGGCGTAATATTGGAAGGAGATCCGGCAAGTGCTATCCTAGAATATGCTAATAAGAATAACGTTGATTTAATAGTAACAGGGAGTAGAGGACTATCAAGTCTAAAGAGAGTATTCTTAGGTAGCGTCTCAACTAGACTAGTCCAAGAAGCAAAGATACCAGTAATGGTTATAAAGTAA
- a CDS encoding NAD(P)/FAD-dependent oxidoreductase → MNITIIGSGPAGVYSAIASSKMGHKVKLIEKNDKLGGTCVLYGCIPSKAMLHPLFLKYSTEELGRELNFSFAEIQKIAKNVVNRLSKGVEYMLESYGVEVIHDRAELNSGNIQIGGQTIPSDRIIVATGTEKPQVKGTIASDDLPYLDKDFSKVLVIGGGAGGVEYAWLLKMAGKDVSIAEKSDSLLPYLDEDLRKAVTSYFKKIGIKLYLSSEVNLEKPIDEPDVILYTFGRKPVLKGFEELPHEKYIKVDKRMYTGVSNIYAAGDVIGTFTAHEAIHEGFVAGLNAGGVEKYYNPEAVPKVIYTEPQIAYVGNTKGKCVKINMAEIPRAIAEGLTEGFLKVCAEEKKISGAVAFSQDAEDIVTLISTFMNYNIDLEKAIDFIEPHPSYLEAVFEALLRLNS, encoded by the coding sequence ATGAATATTACTATAATTGGTTCAGGACCAGCGGGAGTTTATTCTGCAATAGCTTCATCGAAGATGGGACACAAAGTTAAGCTTATAGAAAAGAATGACAAATTAGGAGGAACTTGCGTTCTTTACGGCTGCATACCTTCTAAAGCAATGTTGCATCCCCTTTTCTTAAAATACTCTACAGAAGAGCTTGGAAGAGAACTCAACTTCTCATTTGCTGAAATACAGAAAATTGCAAAAAACGTAGTAAATAGACTTTCTAAAGGGGTAGAATATATGCTTGAATCTTACGGAGTAGAAGTAATTCACGATAGAGCAGAACTAAATAGCGGTAATATCCAGATTGGAGGACAAACAATTCCTTCAGACAGAATAATAGTAGCTACTGGTACTGAAAAACCTCAAGTAAAAGGGACAATTGCTTCTGACGATTTACCTTATTTAGATAAAGACTTCTCTAAAGTTTTAGTTATAGGTGGAGGAGCTGGAGGAGTAGAATACGCTTGGTTGCTTAAAATGGCAGGTAAAGACGTAAGCATTGCTGAAAAGTCTGACAGTCTTTTACCTTATTTAGATGAAGATCTGCGAAAGGCAGTAACGTCATATTTCAAAAAGATAGGAATTAAACTATATTTATCCTCAGAAGTCAATTTAGAAAAGCCAATAGATGAACCAGACGTAATACTTTATACTTTCGGAAGGAAACCTGTACTGAAAGGATTTGAGGAATTACCCCACGAGAAGTATATTAAAGTTGATAAAAGAATGTACACCGGCGTAAGCAATATTTACGCTGCAGGAGATGTAATTGGAACTTTTACTGCTCACGAAGCGATTCATGAAGGATTTGTAGCAGGATTAAATGCAGGAGGAGTTGAAAAATATTATAACCCAGAGGCAGTACCTAAGGTTATTTACACAGAACCTCAAATAGCTTACGTAGGAAATACAAAAGGTAAGTGTGTTAAAATTAACATGGCTGAAATACCTAGGGCAATTGCAGAAGGTCTAACTGAAGGATTCCTTAAGGTATGTGCAGAAGAAAAGAAAATAAGTGGTGCTGTCGCTTTCTCGCAAGACGCTGAAGACATAGTTACTCTGATTTCGACATTCATGAATTATAACATTGACTTAGAAAAAGCGATAGACTTTATAGAACCACACCCTTCATACTTAGAGGCAGTATTCGAAGCATTACTTAGACTCAACTCTTAG
- a CDS encoding biotin--[acetyl-CoA-carboxylase] ligase: MLKFKLNKVTSTQDFAEAVSSMLYEDFLVVAEEQTKARGRYKRAWYSPKGGLWLTYVKKNFNVEEILISTLKVSLAVREVLSSFFDAKIRWPNDVVVDDKKVSGILIEAIYSGGSTDMFVGVGINTNVKEFPPDIKATSILLETEKEVDNEKLLDDVISKIDYYLSIKEDFEKIVEEINSKYLSIKDRKVSITKKDESKVECTALFVDKFGRLVTDCGIFEVEDVLRVESK, from the coding sequence ATGTTGAAGTTTAAGCTGAATAAGGTAACTTCTACACAAGATTTCGCTGAAGCAGTATCATCAATGCTTTATGAGGATTTTTTAGTAGTAGCAGAAGAGCAAACTAAAGCTAGAGGAAGGTATAAAAGAGCATGGTACTCTCCTAAAGGAGGATTATGGCTTACTTATGTTAAGAAGAACTTTAACGTTGAAGAAATCCTAATTTCTACACTTAAAGTATCCCTAGCGGTAAGGGAAGTTTTATCCTCATTTTTCGATGCGAAAATTCGCTGGCCTAATGATGTAGTAGTTGATGATAAGAAAGTATCCGGAATTTTAATTGAGGCAATTTACAGTGGAGGATCTACCGACATGTTTGTGGGAGTTGGAATAAATACTAACGTTAAGGAATTTCCACCAGATATTAAAGCTACTTCAATTCTTTTGGAGACAGAAAAAGAGGTCGATAATGAAAAATTACTTGATGACGTGATATCGAAGATAGATTATTATCTTTCCATTAAAGAAGATTTTGAGAAAATTGTTGAGGAAATTAATAGCAAATACCTCTCAATAAAGGATAGGAAAGTCTCTATAACTAAGAAAGACGAGAGTAAAGTCGAGTGCACTGCACTGTTTGTAGACAAGTTTGGAAGGTTAGTTACTGATTGTGGAATTTTTGAAGTTGAAGATGTGCTAAGAGTTGAGTCTAAGTAA
- a CDS encoding L-threonylcarbamoyladenylate synthase: protein MTLIIKVDPLNPEIDKIREAAKYVKLGGIVAFPTETVYGLGGDAYNPEAAVKVFKAKNRPMDNPLIVHIADLNQLFDVAKDIPDVVLDMAQKVWPGPLTFVLKKTDRVPKETTGGLDTVAVRMPAHPIALQLIRESGVPIAAPSANLATKPSPTKAEHVIADINGKADVIIDGGDTFFGVESTIINMSVNPPVLLRPGPFTLEELHQFLPEIVIPDQLIKGGEFTVALAPGMKYRHYAPSKKLLLVENYSIFKDVVKLLRSKYNVAVLCTTEDFKEFDEPRIILGSRENLYEVAKNLFDSFRKLDRLDVDMGVMEGVPEKGIGFAIMNRARKASGFSIIKSLDDVKKYVEV from the coding sequence ATGACTCTAATAATTAAAGTAGACCCACTAAATCCTGAGATAGATAAAATAAGAGAAGCAGCAAAATACGTAAAACTGGGAGGTATAGTGGCTTTTCCTACAGAGACAGTTTACGGCTTAGGAGGAGACGCTTATAATCCTGAAGCTGCAGTAAAAGTTTTCAAAGCTAAGAATAGGCCTATGGACAATCCTTTGATAGTCCACATAGCAGACCTAAATCAATTATTTGATGTAGCTAAGGATATACCAGACGTTGTATTAGATATGGCACAGAAAGTTTGGCCAGGTCCTTTAACCTTTGTATTAAAAAAGACTGACAGAGTTCCTAAAGAGACTACAGGAGGTCTTGATACTGTTGCAGTAAGAATGCCAGCTCATCCTATAGCATTACAGTTAATAAGAGAAAGCGGTGTACCAATTGCTGCTCCCAGTGCTAATTTAGCCACTAAGCCAAGTCCTACTAAAGCTGAACACGTAATAGCAGATATCAACGGTAAAGCGGATGTTATAATTGACGGAGGAGATACCTTCTTCGGAGTAGAGTCTACAATCATAAACATGAGCGTTAATCCGCCTGTCCTTTTAAGACCCGGTCCTTTTACATTAGAAGAATTACATCAATTCCTGCCAGAGATAGTAATTCCAGATCAGTTAATAAAAGGAGGCGAATTCACTGTAGCTTTAGCTCCAGGAATGAAATACAGGCATTATGCTCCTAGTAAGAAGCTTCTACTAGTTGAGAATTACTCAATCTTTAAGGATGTCGTTAAATTGTTGAGGAGTAAATATAATGTCGCAGTGCTTTGCACTACTGAAGATTTTAAGGAATTTGATGAACCTAGAATAATTCTAGGCAGTAGGGAAAACCTTTATGAGGTTGCAAAGAACCTATTTGATTCCTTCAGAAAACTTGATAGATTAGATGTAGACATGGGTGTTATGGAAGGAGTTCCAGAAAAAGGAATAGGATTTGCAATAATGAATAGGGCTAGGAAAGCTTCTGGATTTTCAATAATTAAAAGTCTAGATGACGTGAAAAAATATGTTGAAGTTTAA
- the nuoB gene encoding NADH-quinone oxidoreductase subunit NuoB → MTEQILLTGNLKDAARKAAQWLANRKPVKDLRDWGTAFSLWPPHFTTSCCGAEFGAFAAARFDAERFGMLPFSSSRQSNILVIEGTMTRKMARAARIVYEQMPEPKYVMAIGACSLEGGIFWNSYNTVLPSEVGIPVDIYVPGCPIRPEAIARGLLMLQKKIRRQPTIKM, encoded by the coding sequence ATGACTGAACAAATTCTCCTCACAGGAAATTTAAAAGACGCTGCAAGAAAAGCTGCACAATGGTTAGCTAATAGAAAACCTGTTAAAGATTTAAGAGATTGGGGGACTGCGTTCTCCTTATGGCCTCCTCATTTCACTACAAGTTGTTGTGGTGCGGAGTTCGGTGCATTTGCCGCAGCTAGATTTGATGCAGAAAGGTTTGGAATGCTTCCGTTCTCATCTTCAAGACAATCAAACATACTAGTTATAGAAGGAACCATGACAAGAAAAATGGCAAGGGCAGCAAGGATAGTTTATGAGCAAATGCCAGAACCAAAATATGTGATGGCCATAGGTGCTTGTAGCTTAGAAGGCGGTATATTCTGGAATTCTTACAATACAGTACTGCCTTCAGAAGTAGGAATTCCAGTAGACATTTACGTGCCAGGGTGTCCAATTAGGCCCGAGGCAATAGCTAGAGGACTTTTAATGCTACAAAAGAAAATAAGACGTCAGCCTACAATCAAGATGTAA
- a CDS encoding glycerate 2-kinase — protein MDFSIVDKIFEYSDPYNALTEKVKIEKGKIIIQGKEYRFSKPLIIAVGKASYKMAKFFLDRIEPVDYLVITPHGSNLPLKNVIEAGHPQVDEFSLKAGEKVKEILAKENYDLLIFLLSGGASALLEDPVIPLEEYRKINDKLIKSGLEITKINTVRKHLSRLKGGSLAKLSKAKVLTLIVSDVPGNDLGSIGSGYTVADKSTIKDAKEILEEIGLSEYSKYLIETPKEVNADNYIILDNMDVLKKISSHLYNPLILTSQVVGEAKDLGKFIASIYKSISQYSIPFKKGSIIIGGEPDVTITGKSGKGGRNSEVALSLLEEAKGNYEFYAIATDGIDGNSEYAGCIINGGMKISFEEIEDSLKNHSSYELLEKYSAVVKTGLTYTNVNNVYILIVG, from the coding sequence ATGGATTTCTCTATCGTAGATAAGATTTTCGAATATTCTGATCCTTACAACGCTCTTACAGAAAAGGTAAAAATCGAAAAAGGCAAAATAATTATACAAGGTAAAGAATATAGATTCTCTAAACCACTAATAATAGCTGTAGGTAAGGCATCCTATAAGATGGCTAAATTCTTCCTAGATAGAATAGAGCCCGTAGATTATCTGGTTATAACTCCTCACGGATCCAATTTACCATTAAAGAACGTCATAGAGGCGGGTCACCCACAGGTTGACGAATTCAGTTTAAAAGCAGGAGAAAAAGTAAAAGAAATACTTGCAAAAGAAAATTATGATCTCCTAATTTTTTTACTTTCCGGAGGTGCCTCAGCACTACTGGAAGACCCAGTAATACCACTAGAGGAGTATCGTAAAATTAACGATAAGTTGATAAAATCCGGATTAGAAATAACTAAAATTAACACCGTGAGGAAGCATCTCTCCAGACTAAAAGGGGGATCTTTAGCTAAGTTATCTAAAGCTAAAGTTCTGACTCTTATTGTTAGTGATGTTCCTGGCAACGATTTGGGCAGCATAGGTAGTGGATACACAGTTGCTGATAAGAGTACAATTAAAGATGCCAAGGAAATCCTAGAGGAAATAGGTCTTTCAGAGTATTCAAAATACTTGATTGAAACTCCTAAAGAAGTCAATGCAGATAATTATATCATCTTGGACAATATGGACGTGCTAAAGAAGATCTCTTCTCACCTTTATAATCCTTTAATTTTAACTTCCCAAGTGGTAGGCGAAGCCAAGGATTTAGGGAAGTTTATTGCGTCGATTTATAAATCTATCTCACAATATTCAATACCTTTCAAAAAGGGGAGTATAATTATAGGTGGAGAACCGGACGTCACTATAACTGGAAAAAGCGGAAAGGGAGGGAGAAATAGTGAAGTAGCTTTATCACTTTTAGAGGAGGCAAAAGGAAATTATGAATTTTATGCTATAGCAACAGACGGAATTGATGGTAATAGCGAGTATGCTGGATGCATTATTAATGGCGGTATGAAGATAAGCTTTGAGGAGATAGAAGATAGTCTAAAAAATCACTCGAGTTATGAATTACTGGAGAAGTACTCAGCAGTTGTAAAAACTGGGCTTACATACACAAACGTTAATAATGTTTACATCTTGATTGTAGGCTGA
- a CDS encoding metal-dependent transcriptional regulator, with protein sequence MELSEALENYIKEIYELEEVKGQAKVTDLILAFQVSPGTISKALDRLESLGLITRSNRKLKLTDDGKKIAERLIRSHRLSERLLTDVIGVDWIRAHEIAHKLEHIWPDDVLDKIDLILGFPSTCPHGHPIPGRIKISPGKLLSEVNEGEYKVIMIVKEEEWILRNMEMLGIKPGETIRLLKRGEDKFIVQINGRTNEITKTLADQVVVNV encoded by the coding sequence ATGGAATTATCGGAAGCACTTGAGAATTATATTAAAGAAATTTACGAACTTGAAGAAGTAAAAGGGCAGGCTAAGGTTACAGATCTAATTTTAGCTTTTCAAGTTTCCCCTGGTACAATAAGTAAAGCCTTAGACAGACTTGAATCCTTAGGTTTAATTACTAGATCTAATAGGAAATTGAAACTTACAGACGACGGTAAGAAGATAGCCGAAAGGTTAATAAGATCTCATAGATTATCGGAAAGGTTGCTTACTGATGTTATCGGAGTGGATTGGATTAGGGCACATGAAATTGCACATAAACTTGAACATATTTGGCCTGATGATGTCCTCGATAAAATAGACTTAATTTTAGGATTTCCCTCTACTTGTCCTCACGGACATCCTATACCTGGCAGGATTAAAATTTCTCCGGGTAAGCTATTATCAGAAGTAAATGAAGGGGAGTATAAAGTAATTATGATAGTTAAAGAAGAAGAATGGATATTAAGGAATATGGAGATGTTAGGTATAAAGCCTGGAGAGACAATAAGGCTTTTAAAGAGAGGAGAAGATAAATTTATTGTTCAAATAAATGGTAGAACAAATGAAATAACAAAGACATTGGCGGACCAGGTAGTTGTAAATGTCTGA
- a CDS encoding class I SAM-dependent methyltransferase has translation MKFICPYDGTPINNNLECQQGHKFMYHDGMYDFLVNSNVKGDALLERIAPVYDKIWAPLGFFLTSFSSYNEIFKEAGEFLSSQNFLDIGTGPGTIFKYIKCEYCVGLDISAKFLSILKKKFSQVIAVRADATSLPIESSSMDSVSAFLVLHMLNNPSLGIKEIARVLKPNGKCEILVLIKSNSISTLLSKWWKIELRHKDYYISAMEENKLSLLESKKYGPWLLLKCKKEG, from the coding sequence ATGAAATTTATTTGTCCTTATGACGGAACTCCTATTAATAATAATCTAGAATGTCAGCAAGGTCACAAATTCATGTACCACGACGGGATGTATGATTTTTTAGTAAATTCTAACGTTAAGGGAGACGCGTTGTTAGAGAGGATTGCTCCAGTTTATGATAAAATATGGGCTCCTTTAGGTTTTTTCTTAACCTCATTTTCTTCATATAACGAAATATTTAAGGAAGCAGGAGAATTTTTATCTTCACAAAATTTTCTAGACATAGGTACTGGACCTGGGACTATATTCAAATACATAAAATGTGAGTATTGTGTAGGTCTTGATATCTCTGCAAAGTTTTTATCTATTTTGAAGAAGAAATTCTCTCAAGTTATTGCAGTAAGAGCAGATGCGACTTCTTTACCTATAGAATCGTCTTCCATGGACTCAGTTTCAGCTTTCCTTGTTTTGCACATGTTAAATAATCCCTCTTTAGGTATAAAGGAAATTGCAAGAGTTTTGAAACCTAATGGAAAATGCGAGATTTTAGTCTTAATTAAAAGTAATTCGATTTCAACTTTACTATCTAAATGGTGGAAAATAGAATTGAGGCATAAAGATTATTATATTTCAGCCATGGAAGAAAATAAACTTAGCTTACTGGAAAGTAAAAAATATGGGCCATGGCTCCTCCTAAAATGTAAAAAAGAAGGTTAG
- a CDS encoding CBS domain-containing protein — MQINGSKIISVSCQSTVDEAIFFMTRNNIRRIVIYCGDQISGIFTVDEALRNLLFKSEAKLKDIELKKAIRISSSDIFDVVRSMVKNNVDSVIYKDKIITEKDVVFSYSFPEIKISSIAKEALSVTPYTNVISAIEIMVKNGIRHLPVIEKEPVGMLSARDIIYYYSQKYAIDVPVMEVMNPHLICIEESYSLNKAIQVMKEHNIGSICVNGNKIVTLRDFIRYIFTTFQIK; from the coding sequence TTGCAGATTAATGGCTCAAAAATAATTTCGGTAAGTTGCCAAAGTACAGTAGACGAGGCAATATTTTTTATGACAAGGAATAATATAAGAAGGATAGTTATATATTGTGGTGATCAAATTTCGGGGATTTTTACTGTAGATGAAGCCTTAAGAAATTTGCTATTTAAAAGTGAAGCTAAGCTAAAAGACATAGAGCTAAAGAAAGCAATAAGAATATCTTCTTCAGATATTTTCGACGTTGTAAGGTCAATGGTTAAAAACAATGTAGATTCAGTAATTTATAAAGATAAGATAATAACTGAAAAAGATGTAGTATTCTCCTATAGTTTTCCGGAAATTAAAATAAGCAGTATAGCCAAGGAAGCTCTCAGTGTAACTCCATATACTAACGTTATATCTGCAATTGAGATTATGGTTAAAAACGGTATTAGACATTTGCCAGTGATAGAAAAGGAACCAGTAGGTATGTTATCTGCTAGGGATATAATATATTATTATTCTCAAAAATATGCAATAGACGTTCCCGTGATGGAAGTAATGAATCCGCATTTAATTTGTATTGAAGAAAGTTATTCGCTTAATAAGGCAATACAAGTTATGAAAGAACATAATATAGGAAGTATTTGCGTAAACGGGAATAAAATAGTTACTTTAAGAGATTTTATACGATATATATTTACCACTTTTCAGATAAAGTAA